The Deinococcus sp. YIM 134068 genomic interval TAGGGGTTAGGAGTTAGGGGTTAGGAGAGAGGTCGGGTGGGTGGGCCTCTCTCCTCTTTTCTGAGCGCGTTGTGATCGGGGGCTGATCGGCGAAGGTGGAAGACCGCCCAATTCAGGTCGCATGGAGAAAGGACGTTCTCCTGCGGGCAGTTCGCGGAATCGCCTGCTAACTCACCGGGCCGTAGGCCAGAGGATCGAAGACGATCCTTCACTGCATGGAGGGCGGGCAATAGCTCTAATGAAAGCGATGTTGCAATCCCTCTGATTACGCTGTAAACTAAATTAGTCGAAGAAGATATGTCCAACACAGCCGAATGCCGTCCGGGCAAAGGTGGAGGGTCGTCGTGTGCCGGGTCAGCCTGGCCGGAGCAGACAGGAGAGAACGCATGGGCACGTTCCACGCCGTCGTCGCCAACTCCCTCGCCGCGTTCGTGACGAATACCTTCGTGTGGTTCGCCGTCACCTTCTGGGTGTACCTGGGGACGAGATCGGTGGTCGCCACGGCGGTCATGGCGGGGGTGTACACCGCGACCGTCGCCGTGTCGGGCATTTTTCTGGGGTCGCTGGTGGACCGCTTCCCCAAGAAGACGGTGATGCTGCTCTCCGGGATCGGGTCGCTGCTGCTGTACGCCGGGGCGGGGGCCGTCTACCTCGCCGCGACGCCGCAGGCGCTGGCCGACCCCGCCCATCCGCTGCTGTGGCTGTTCATCGTGCTGGCGCTGTTTGGGGCTATGGCGGGAAACGTCCGCTCCATCGCCCTGTCCACGCTGGTCACGCTGCTCGTCCCCGAGGAGGGGCGGGACCGGGCGAATGGGCTGGTCGGCACGGCGAACGGGGTCGCCTTTCTCGCCGCCTCGGTGTTCAGCGGGCTGGCGGTGGGGACGCTGGGGATGGGCTGGGTGCTGGCGCTGGCCGCCGGAGTCACGCTCCTCGTCCTGGGGCACCTGTGGACGCTCGACCTCCCGGCGCGGGCAACCGATCATTCCGGGGCCAATTCCGACCGGGTGGACCTGCGCGGCACCATCGCCGCCATCGGCGTCGTGCCGGGCCTGTTCGGGCTGATCTTCTTCCACACGTTCAACAACTTCCTGGGCGGCATCTTCATGGCGCTGATGGACGCTTACGGCCTGGAGCTGATGTCGGTGGAGGTCTGGGGCCTGCTATGGGGCTTTCTCAGCCTGGGCTTCATCGTGGGCGGCCTGATCGTGGCGCGGAAGGGCCTGGGGCGCTCGCCGCTGCGGACGCTGTTTCTCGCCAATATCGCCATGTGGGCCATCAGCTCGGTCTTCACCCTTCAGGCGTCCGCCCTACTCCTCACCGCCGGGCTGTTCGTGTGGCTGTGCCTGATGCCCGTCGTGGAGGCGACCGAGCAGACCATCCTGCAAAACGTCATCCCGCCCGAGCGGCAGGGCCGGGTGTTCGGTTTCGCGCAGAGCGTGGAGCAGGCCGCGTCGCCCGTCACGGCCTTCGTGATCGGCCCGGTCGCGCAGTTCGTGTTCATCCCCTTCATGACGACGGGCGCGGGCGTGGACCTTATCGGCGGCTGGTTCGGGACCGGGCCGGACCGGGGGCTGGCGCTGCTGTTCACCGTCGCCGGGCTGGTCGGGCTGCTCGTCACGCTGCTCGCCATGCGCTCGCGGTCGTACCGTGTGCTGTCGCGCCATACGCAGGTGCCGGAGAACGGGGCGACGACCACAGAGGCGATCACGGCGTCGTAAGTCACCGACCCCCATTCCCGCCTGCGCTCAATGATCGCCCACCCGACGCCTGCCGAGTCGCACCAGCCGCCGCAGCAGGCGCAGGTGCCGGGCGTAGGCCGGGGGCGGGCCGCTGTGCCAGAGCGCCCCGTAGAGCGCCCGCTTGCCCCAGCGCCGCAGCCGTTGCTGTCCCGAAGCCGTGGGAGCCGCCCCGATGGTCAGGGGAGCCGCGCCGTCAGGACCCCGCAGGGCGTGCAGGGCCGCCAGGAACTCGCGCGCGAAGTGCCCGTACAGCCCCTCGCGCAGAGTTCCTCCCAGGGGACGCGGCGCGATATACGGATTGGTGTTGATCTCGTACACCTGCACCCGCCCGCCCACCACGCCGTAATCGACGCGCCCGTAATCGATGTGGGCCAGCTCGAAGACCTCGCGCAACTGGACCTCGTGGGGATGGTCGTGCAGAAAGCGGGTCTCCTCGGCGACGGTCTCCTGGTCGACCACCATCTCGCCGCCCAGCCCACGAACCTCCCAGTGGCGGCCAAAGAAGATGTCCGTCGGGATGATGCGGTCGCCGACCCGGAAGGCGGCGTAGCGGCGGTACAGGCCCCGCCCGTCACGCTCCCCACGGAACTCGGTCACGATGGTGCCGCCCGGACTCCGGTCCCCGGCACGTCGGCGCTCCAGGAAGCTCTCCAGGGCGGGTGCGTCGTGGAGGAGGGCCGAGGTCACGGCATTGTGCCCGCGCTCCCCCCGCACGAACACCGGGAAGCGGCGCGGCGGGCGGCCCTCGTCGAGGCGGTAGACATCGAAGTCGTTGAGGCCGCGTTCGTGGAGGAGGCGCAGCAGCTCGAAGCGCTGGCGAACGCGGATGGGAGGGTTGAGCAGCCGCACGGCGGGTCCCCCGGACGCGAGCTGCCGCCACACCCACGCCGCCCGCTCCAGTTCCGCGTCGGAGAGCCGTTCGAGGTCCGCGAAGACGTATGTGCCCGGCGGCAACGTCCGGGCAGCGAACAGGGTCGGGTAGGCCAGGGGGACGACGTGGGGCGCGAGGGCCGCTCCCGGCCCGGCGAGAAAGTCCTCCAGGCACGGGTGATCCGGCGTCGTGAGCAGGTAGATCATCGGGTCATCCTCACACCCTCCATAGAGAGTTCACCTCTCGTCTATAAGGGTGCGCGTCGGGAAGGTCAACGTTCCGTCCGCAGATACTCCGCCGTTTCCGCGTCCAGCGCGAGGTCGCCCGCTCCCACGCTGTCCTCCAGTTGTTCCAATGTGTACGCGCCGATGATGGGAAAGACCGGGAAGCTCTCGGCCATCAGCGCCGCCAGCGCGACCGCGTTGGGCGAGCGACCGAGGCGGGCCGCGACCTCCTCCACCCGCTCCAGCCTGCCGAAATTGGCGCTGTTGTAGTAGAGCTTCTGCACCTGCCGGGCCGAGGGGGAGTCCACGCCCTTCCGGCCCGGCCCGTACTTGCCGCCGAAGAAGCCGTTCGCCTGGGACGAGTAGGGCACCGCCGCCAGCCCGGTCTCACGGTGGAGGTCTGCGGTGGCGTCGTCCATCGTCACCAGCGTCGGGTCCCCGATGGAGCCGGGATTGGGGTCGGCGAGGCTCCAGAGCATCTGGTTCGCCACGAAGGGCCGCAGTCCGGCCCGCCCGGCGTAGGCGTTCGCCTCCCGAATGCGGGCCGCGCTCCAGTTGGACGCCCCAAAGGCGCGGATGGCCCCCGAGTCCGCAAGGTCGTTCAGCGTGTCCACGATGTCCTCGACGGGGTGAGCGGGGTCGTCGCGGTGGAGCCAGTAGAGGTCCACCACATCCGTCCGCAGGTCCGCGAGGCTGGCCTCCAGGTCCGATTGGATGTCGCCGCGCGAGAGCCGACCGCGCCGCATGTTCTCCATCGGGGGATGGCCGCCCTTCGTGGCGAGGACCACCCGGTCGCGGTGGCCGCGCGCCGCCAGCCAGCGCCCCAGCATCTTCTCGCTGCGGCTGCGCTCGCCGGGCAGCCAGTCGGAGTAGACGCGGGCGGTGTCGAGGAACGTGCCGCCGAGGTCGAGGAAGCGGTCGAGCAGCCGGAAGGACGCAGCCTCGCCCAGCGTGCTGCCGAGCGCCACCGTGCCGAGCGCGATGACGGAGGGCTGGAGGTCGGTGCCGGGGATGAGGAGGGAGCGCATGGGTGGTCCCCACTGTACGGGAGACACTGGACTTCCTGGGAAAGCGGGGATAGAAGGGTAAAGGGTCGAAGGCGGGAGGCAGAAGGCAGGGGGCCAGGAACAAGTGTCTCCTGTCTCCTGCGACATGCAAAGGAAGTTTCTACGTGTGGGAGAGGATGGTCCCGGCGCGATGCAGCCTGATCCACTTGATCGGTCCTGACGGTCGAGGCCGGATTGTTCTCCCGCTCCCGCGTCCGTGACGCTCGGCTGAGGGTTAGGCGACCGCGTGTGGGGCCTCGTCCGCCCGTGCTCCCCCGACTGCCGCGCTCTGACCTGCGGTGGCACCACACTCCAGCTCCTCGCGGGGACGGCGCTTGTGGGCGTACATGGCGTGGTCGGCGGCGATGAGCAGGGCGGACGCGCTCATGCCCGGCTGGTGGACGCTCCCCCCGGCACTCGCGCCCGCACCGGGGAACTCCACGCCCACGGCACGCGCCACGGCCAGCACCGTCTCCACCGCCTCCGGGACGCTTCCTTCGCCCACTTCGTTCAGCAGGACGGCGAACTCGTCACCGCTCAATCGGTAGACCCGCCCATCCGGGCCGAAGGTGCGCCCGAATCCGGCCCCGAACGCCTGGAGCAGGGCGTCCCCGCGTGCGTGCCCCTGCGTGTCGTTGACCGCCTTGAGGCCGTCCACGTCCACCAGGACCAGCGCGAACTCTCCTGGCCGTTGGGTCACGGCGCGGTCCAGGTCCGCCTCCAGGGCGCGGCGGTTGGGGAGTCCGGTCAGCACGTCGGTCAGGGCGGCGCGGGCGAGGGCGGCGTTGAGGTCCTCCAGTCGGCGTTGCAGTCCACGGACATGCGCCACCGCCACCGCGAAGGCGAAGGCGAACGGCACACCGAACCACGCCAACCGCTGCCCCTCCACCCGTTCCGACTCCGGCAACAGCAGGCCGAAGGCGAAGTGATACACGGTGGCGAGGACCAACGCACTCACCACACCGACCCGCGCACCGAACACCCAGGGCACCAGACTCAGGGGAACCAGGGCAGCCGCGACGACCCCGACGCCGAAAGTGGGAATGGCGGCGAACAGCAGCAGCAGGTACAGCGCCGCCAGCGCCGCCAAAATCGGGAGAGGAAGCCTTCGCATGCCGGGCCAGAATAGCCGCGCCGTTCTCACCGCTTCCTGAACGCCAGAAGATGAAGCGCGGGGCGGAACGGAAGATGGGCGGGAGGCCGCAGAAGGTCGAAGGCAGAAGGCACCCGGCACCCGTCGTCGGCCCTGTGCTTTCCGCCGCCTCCCGGAAGAACATCTCCCAGGACGGGGCCAGGCCGACTCCCCTTCTGGCGACTGGCGACCTCCCACCCCCAGCTCCCCTTACCCCCGCAGGTCCGCCAGCGCCGCCTCCAGCCTCGGCAGGAACTCGTCCACGCGCGGCATCATGAACAGGCCGCGCCGGATGGGTCGGTCGCCCGCCCCGCCCGGCCCGGTCGCCATGTGGTCGGCCACGTCGGGGGCGTGGTCGCGCACGAGGCGCATGAAGAGGCGGTAGGCCTCCGGGTCGTCCACCAGCTCGTTCATCGTGCTGTCGAGCGTGAGCGGGGGTCTGGGTGCCTGTGCCGGAAGCGGGACCGACCAGCGGTGCGGCCCCGAGCCGACCTCGTGCGTCTCCCCGCCGCCGGGCAGGCTCACACGTGCGGTCGTGTTCGCCGGGACCGTGACTTCCAACGTGAACTGCTCATCCTCAATTCGCCACCCCGACTCGGCCCAGCCGTAGGGCGTGCGGTGCCGGGCGCGGGCGTGGGTGAGGCCACCACCGGGGACGGGGCGGATGTCGAGCCGCCTGTATCCCGGCTCAGCGGGAGCCAATCCCGCGACCGTGCGGTGCATCCAGTCCGCCACCGCACCGAGGGCGTAGTGGTTGAAGGAGGTCATCTCGCCGGGATTGATCGAGCCGTCGGGGAGCATGGAGTCCCAGCGTTCCCAGATCGTCGTCGCGCCCATCGTCACGGGGTAGAGCCACGAGGGGCACTCGCGCTCGGTGAGGAGGCGGTAGGCCGCGTCATACGCCCCCACACTGCATAGCGCGTCGCAGATCAGGGGCGTGCCCACGAACCCCGTGCTGACGCGGTAGCGGCTGTCGCGGGCGAGGGCGGCCAGCCGCTCCCCGGCATGTCGTCTCTGTTCCTCGGTGGGCAGCAGGCCGAATTGCAGGGCCAGCGCGTAGGCGGTCGTCGCGTCGCTGATCACCCGACCGTTGGGGGTGACGTACTCCCGCTGGAAGGCGTTCCTGACCTCGGCGGCGAGCGAGAGGTACTTCGCCTCATCCTCGGCCCGACCCAGCACCCCGGCCACCTTCCCCACGAGTTCGGCAGAGCGGGCGAAGTAGGCCGTGGCGACCACGCCAGGCTGCGTCTTGGCCGCGCCGGGTCGCTCAGGTGGCGCACTCGGGTCGAGCCAGTCGCCGAACTGGAAGCCCTTGTCCCACAGCCGCCGCTCTCCGGTCAGGCGGCCCAGGTGGTCCAACCATCCCTTCATGCTCCCGAACTGCCGCTCCAGAATCCCGGTGTCCCCGAACCGCTGATACAGCACCCACGGCACGATCACGGCGGCGTCACCCCATGCGGTCATCGGCGTCAGCGCCATCTCGCCCTGCGTGTTCGGCACCACGAAGGGCACCACGCCGTCTGCCGTCTGCTCGGCGGCGAGGTCGGCGAGCCAGGAGGACAGGAAGCCGGACACGTCGTAGAGGAAGGACGCCGTGGGCGCGAAGACCTGAATGTCCCCCGTCCACCCCAGCCGCTCGTCGCGCTGCGGGCAGTCGGTGGGCAGGTCGAGGAAGTTGCCGCGCATTCCCCACACGACGTTCTGGTGGAGCTGGTTGAGCAGGGGATCGGAGCACTCGAAGGTGCCCGTGCGCTCCATGTCCGAGTGGAGGACGACGGCCACGAGGTCTTCCGGTTTCAGCTCGCCCGGCCACCCCTCGACCTCGGCGTAGCGGAAGCCATGGAAGGTGAAGCGCGGCTCCCACGTCTCCTCTCCCCCACCCCTCAGCGTGTAGCGGTCGGTCGCCGCCGCGTGACGGAGGGGACGGGTGCCCAGCTCGCCATGTTCGAGAACTTCGGCGTGGCGCAGGGTGACGGTCTGTCCGGCCTCACCCCGCACGGTCAACCGTACCCAGCCCACGAGGTTCTGCCCGAAGTCCACGAGCGTCTTGCCGGACGGGGACGGGAAGATGGAGACGGGCGCGACGGTCTGAATACGGCGCACGGGCGGGCCGAGGGGGGCGACGAGCGTATCGAAGTCCCGCTCAACAGCTTTGACCCCGCTCCACTCCCCGTCGTCGTATCCGGGTGACGACCAACCTTCCCGTTCCAGCCGCGCGTCGTACGTTTCGCCGTCGTAGATGTCGCTGCCGAGGATCGGACCCGTCGAGGAACGCCAGGACTCGTCCGTGACCACCCGTTCCGTCGTCCCGTCCGCGTACCCGATCTCCAGTTGGGCGAGGAGGGCAAGCTGGGTGCCGTAGAGGTTGCGTCTTCCACCACCGAAGCCGAGCTTGCCCCGGAACCAGCCGTCCCCCAGAGTTGCACCGATGGCATTCCGGCCCTCGCGCAGCAATCCCGTCACGTCGAAGGTCTGATACCGCAGGCGGTGGTCGTAACTCGTCCAGCCGGGCGCGAGGACGTGATCGCCCACCCGCTCCCCGTTGAGTCCGGCCTCGTACACACCCTGGGCCGTGACGTACAGCCGCGCCCGCACCATGCCCGCCTTAACGTCGAACTCCCGGCGTAGCAGGGGGGCGGGCTGGGGTTTGGAGAGGTCCTCGTCACGAATGGGGGCGACAAAACGGGCGGTCCAGTCCTCCAGCGTGAGCAGGCCAACCTCGGCGGTGGCGGGTTCGCTCCACTCCGAAGCGCTGCCGTCCTCACCCCAGACCCGCACACGCACCATCGCGCGCTCCCGCGAGGTCAGCGGCGCGAAGGGCCAGGGCACCAGCACCGACTCGGCGGACGCGACGCGGCCCGTCGTCTCCCCCCCTTCCCCGCCTTGCCCCGAACGCTCGATCTCGTACGCGGCCTGACGCCATCCCAGCGCGGCGGTCCCGGTGATCCACGACAGCCGGGGCGCGGTCTCGCCGATGCCCAACGTCTCGCGGTGATGCTCGAAGCGCAAATCAGAGATGGTAGGGAGGTGGGCGGTGGTGTCTGTCGGGGTGGGTTCTGAAACGGTCATGCGTGGTTCCTTTGCGTGAAAGTGCCTCTGGGGAAGAGGGAGGGGGCCGTCCCGAACTCGCACAGACGCCCCCGTGGAGGGGATACGGCGGCGCTCAGCCCTTGACGGCCCCGGCGGCCATGCCCTTCATGACCATCTGGTTGAGCAGCAGGTACACGAGAACGGTCGGCGCGACGGCGAGGGCGATCGAGGCGAAGGTCGGCCCCCACTCGCGCTGCCCGTACTGCCCGGTGAAGGCCAGCAGCCCCGACTGCACGGTGCGAAGCTCCGGGTTGCTCGTGAAGGTCAGCGAGACGAGCAGGTCGTTCCACATGAAGAAAAACTGCACGAGCGCGACGGTCACGATGGCGTTGGAAACCATCGGCAGCGCGATCTTGTAGAACACCTGATAGATGTTCGCCCCGTCCACGATGGCCGCCTCGATGATCTCGCGGGCGAAGGACTTGAAGTACCCCACGAGGAAGAACACCACCAGCGGCAGCCCGAACGCCGTGTACGTGATGATCAGCGCGAGCCGGGTGTCGAGCAGGTGGACGTTGAAGTAGATGGTGAACAGCGGCAGGATCACGATCTGGATGGGCACCATGATCCCGGCGAGGAAGAGCAGGGACGCGACGTTCCGCAGCCGCCAGCGCATAATCTCGATGCCGAAGGCGGCCATCGTGCCGAGGACGATGACGAGGACCAGCGACGGGATGACCGACAGCACGCTGTTGATGAAGTAGCGGCTCATGTTGCCTTCCGTCCAGGCGCGGGCATAGTTCTCCCAGTGGAGGGCCTGCGGCAGCGCCCACATGGGATTGGCCGTGAACTCGTCGGCCCCCTTGAGAGACGACAGGAAAATCCACACCACCGGGTACACCGCGATGAAGACGACGAGCAGCACGAGCAGGGTCATCGGGAGCCGCGAGAGCCACGCCCAACGGTTGACCGGCGGCGTCTTGTTCGGAACGGAGAGAGAGGCGGAACGTTGCATGGAGTCACTTCCTCTCTGGGGTCAGGTCCCGCTCCGGCGTGCCCGCCAGAAGATCAGCAGCGTGACGAGCAGGCACTGGAGGGCGAGGGTGAGCGCGATGGTGCTGCCGTAGCCGTACTCGCCATAGGTGAACGAGGTCTTGTACATGTACAGCGTCAGGGGCGTGGTGGCCGTGCCCGGTCCGCCGTTCGTCAGCGCCAGGATGGAGTCGAAGACCTTCAGCGTCCCGTTGAGGCTGAAGATCAGGGACGCGACGGTGATGGGCGCGAGCAGCGGCAGCACCACGAAGCGGGCGAGCGTCCAGCCCTGCGCCCCGTCGAGCCGGGCGGCCTCGATGGTCTCCTCTGGAATATCGACAAGTCCGGTGAAGAGCAGGATCGCGTAGAAGCCCATCGCCTTCCAGATGTCCATGACGCCGATGATCCAGAAGGCGCTCGACCCCTGCCCCAGCCACGCCTGCACCGCACTCTCCAAGCCGACCGCGCTCAGCAGGCTATTCACCAGGCCGTACTGCGGGGCGATGGCGAAGAGCTTGACGAACATCTGCGCGACGGCGACGGTGGGCAGCACGACGGGCAGGAACACCAGCGTGCGGACGAGCACCGACGACTTCTTGAGATAGAAGGCGTACAGCAGCGCCAGCGCGAGGCCGAAGATCACCTGCCCGGCGGAGACGAACAGCGCGTATTTGGTGCCGAACCACAGCGCCTTCCAGAAGGTCGGGTCCTCCAACAGCCGCAGATAGTTGCTTACGCCGACGAACTTGAATCCGGCGATGGGCGAGCCTTCGTACACGGTGTAGCCCAGCGACCAGAGAATCGGGACGAGGACCACCAGCGCGTACAGCAGCAGGGCCGGGCCGACGAAGACGAGCACCGCCCGCCAGTCACGGAGCGTTCTTTCCATTGCCTTCTCCTGGGTGCCTCCCCCGGTGGGGAGGGGCGGCTGGCCCCCACCACAAGGACCAGCCGGGCCGGGGCCTCAGCGCAGCGCGGACTGCAACTGCTGGAGGTAGTCCTGCGGGCTGAGGTCGCCCGTCACGAGGGGCTGCACGTTGTCGGTCGCCACGGAGGTCGCCTTCGGGCTGAAGTACCCCTCGAACCACAGGTAGCCGTTCTTGGCCGTGTCCAGCCGCTGCTGCACGAGCCTCGTCAGGGCGGGGACGTTGGCGGGCGTCTTCGTCACCTTGAAGCCGGTGATGCGGCCCTGCTCGGCGAGCGCGCGGTCGCCGTAGTTGGAGAAGACGGACTTCATCCAGTTGCCGAGCGCGGCGTCGTACTGCTTGGCATTGACCGCCACGCCCAGCCCCGTGTTCACCGACCAGTCGGCCAGGGTGCCCTTGCCCCCCTTCACGGTCGGGAAGTTGAAGAAGCCGATGTTCTGCGCGCCGATCTTGTTCTGCGCCCTGTCGTTGAAGTTGGCGAGGACCCAGCTTCCCATGTAGAACATCGCCGCCTTGCCCTGGAGGAAGGTGTCCACCGCCGTCTGGTAGTCCACGGTGGTCACGCCCCGCCCGAAGTAGCCCTTCTTGCCGAGGTCCTGCACGGCGGTCACGGCCTCCACGAAGCCCGCGTCCGTCACCTTCAAAGTCCCGGCCTTCACCCGGTCCATCACGTCGGGGCCGTACTTGCGGGCCACATAGCCGCCGATCAATCGGGTCAGCGGCCACTTCTGCTCCCCGGAGGCGGCGAAGGGCTGGATGCCCTTTTTCTGGAAGGCGTCGGCGGCCTTTACCAGGTCGTCCCAGGTTCTCGGCTCCTTGAGGCCGTTTTGCGCGAAGAGCTGCTTGTTGTACCAGAAACCCTCGATGTTCAGCTCCAGCGGCAGCGAAACGAGCTTGCCGCCCGCCACCTTCTTGTTGAGCTGCACGGCGACCGGGTTGAGCTTGTTGTAGATGCCGAGTTGCTTGAAGGTCTGCTCCAGGTCCACGACCTGTCCCCTCGCGTTGAGCTGTTGCAGCAGGCTGGGCTGGTCGATGGAGAACAGCGTCGGGAGGCTGCCGCTCGCCGCGAGAAGCTGGAGCTTCTGCGAGAGGTCCGTCTGGGGCGCGTTCTGGTACTGCACCCTCACGCCGGGATTGGCCCGCGTGTACGCCTGCGAGAGCTGGAGGAGGGTCGCCGTGTACCCCTCGGTCTGCGTCTGGGGCGTGAGGTACGTGATGTTCTTGTTGCCCTGCGCCCCAGCGGTGGACACGACGACGCCGAGCACGAGAAGGGCGGAGAGGGAGGCGAAACGTGCGGGCTTGTTCATGGGGACTCCTGGGGGGAGGGGAAGGCGAGAAGTGATGAGAGTTGAGTGGTGAGGGATGAGGCGGGGCTGATGACTGGCGACTGGCGACTCACACCTCACGGAGCAGGACTCACGGCTTCCCCCTTTGCAATCGCCCCGGTCTCGAAGGCGCTCGCCACGGCGAGACTGGCGGCACCGCGCACCCAGGGGGTGAAGTGGCCCTCCTCCCACGGCACGACGACGACGGGGAGGTGGTCGGCGAGTCCGTCGAAGGTATGGGCGTGCAACGTTTCGCGCAGGGGGCCGAAGTAGCTCTCGCCGAACTCGGCCCCCTCGCCGCCGATGACGACGAGTTCGGGATTCAGGGCATTGACGAGGTAGGAGAGGTGGGTACCGAGCAATCGGCCCGCCGTGCCCAGCACCTCCCGCGCGCCCGCGTGTCCGCCGTCCGCGAGGGCCGCGAGGTCCCGGCGACCCAGGCCCGCGTGTTCGGGGTGACGCCCGGTAAAGTCCCGGAGGACGGCCCGCTCGTCGGTGTAGGTGCCCAGGCAGCCCCGGCGACCGCAGCCGCAGGGCCTCCCCCCCGGCACGGCGACGTTGTGCCCGAACTCGCCCGCGCCGCCCTCACGGCCCCGGTAGACCTCGCCGTTCAGGACGAAGGCCCCGCCCACCCCGTACCCCACCGCGACGACGAGGAAGTGGCGGGCGTGCTTGCCGTGCCCGAACAGCCGCTCGGCGGCGGCGAAGGCGTTCACATCGTTGTCCACCCAGGTCGGCAGCCCGGTCTGCCCGGTCACGAGGCGGGCGAGGGGCACGTTCTCCCACCCCAACTTCACGCCGCGGACGGCGGTGCCGCTCGCCGCGTCGATCACGCCCGAGAGGCCGATGCCGACGCCGATCACGCGCCCCGGCCCCACCCCCGCCTGACGCGCGAGGGTCTTGCACAGCCGCCCGACCTGCACGGCGACCTCGCCCGGCGTGGTGCCGCTCAGGGCCTCCGTGCGGTGGGCGAGCACCCGCGTCGAGAGGTCGGTCAGCACGGCCTCGATCTCGCCGCGCTCCTCGCTGAGCTTCATCCCGGCGGCGGCGTGCGCCCCGTAATCGATGTCGAGGTAGATCGGGCGTCTCCCTCCGCTCGCCCCCGCCGCGCCCACGCTCCGCTCCACGAGCAATCGGTCGGCGATGAGTTCGGCGGTCACGCCCGAGATGGACGCCCCGCTCAGGCCCGTGAGGTCGGCGAGTTGCGTGCGGCTGGTCGGCCCCAGGCGGCGGATATGGTTGAGCACATTCCGGCGATTGAGCGCCCGCAGCACGCTTGGGTCCCCCTTACCTGAACTCACGCTCTCACCCCCTGTTGGTTCGTTTACGTTGTGAAGTAACCGGAGTGTAACCTTAAGATCAGCTGAAGTCAACACCGAGAAGTGAGAATCGGTGGGCTTGATGTGAGGTTGTGGGTGAGGTGGGGCGCTGGCGTCGGGGCGCGGGTGGGAGCGGAGAACCCTGGCTTTACGGGCGCGCTCCTGAGACTCCCTGGTGTTCCCAGTCGGGCGGCTCATTCGGGTCTTCTGCCCTTTCTGCCCTGCGCGCGAGACTGGGCGGGTGAGGAGGCAACGCTTCCCCTGCGCCCTTTGCCGCCCACGTGGTTCCT includes:
- a CDS encoding GGDEF domain-containing protein — protein: MRRLPLPILAALAALYLLLLFAAIPTFGVGVVAAALVPLSLVPWVFGARVGVVSALVLATVYHFAFGLLLPESERVEGQRLAWFGVPFAFAFAVAVAHVRGLQRRLEDLNAALARAALTDVLTGLPNRRALEADLDRAVTQRPGEFALVLVDVDGLKAVNDTQGHARGDALLQAFGAGFGRTFGPDGRVYRLSGDEFAVLLNEVGEGSVPEAVETVLAVARAVGVEFPGAGASAGGSVHQPGMSASALLIAADHAMYAHKRRPREELECGATAGQSAAVGGARADEAPHAVA
- a CDS encoding carbohydrate ABC transporter permease; translation: MERTLRDWRAVLVFVGPALLLYALVVLVPILWSLGYTVYEGSPIAGFKFVGVSNYLRLLEDPTFWKALWFGTKYALFVSAGQVIFGLALALLYAFYLKKSSVLVRTLVFLPVVLPTVAVAQMFVKLFAIAPQYGLVNSLLSAVGLESAVQAWLGQGSSAFWIIGVMDIWKAMGFYAILLFTGLVDIPEETIEAARLDGAQGWTLARFVVLPLLAPITVASLIFSLNGTLKVFDSILALTNGGPGTATTPLTLYMYKTSFTYGEYGYGSTIALTLALQCLLVTLLIFWRARRSGT
- a CDS encoding aldo/keto reductase; translated protein: MRSLLIPGTDLQPSVIALGTVALGSTLGEAASFRLLDRFLDLGGTFLDTARVYSDWLPGERSRSEKMLGRWLAARGHRDRVVLATKGGHPPMENMRRGRLSRGDIQSDLEASLADLRTDVVDLYWLHRDDPAHPVEDIVDTLNDLADSGAIRAFGASNWSAARIREANAYAGRAGLRPFVANQMLWSLADPNPGSIGDPTLVTMDDATADLHRETGLAAVPYSSQANGFFGGKYGPGRKGVDSPSARQVQKLYYNSANFGRLERVEEVAARLGRSPNAVALAALMAESFPVFPIIGAYTLEQLEDSVGAGDLALDAETAEYLRTER
- a CDS encoding carbohydrate ABC transporter permease codes for the protein MQRSASLSVPNKTPPVNRWAWLSRLPMTLLVLLVVFIAVYPVVWIFLSSLKGADEFTANPMWALPQALHWENYARAWTEGNMSRYFINSVLSVIPSLVLVIVLGTMAAFGIEIMRWRLRNVASLLFLAGIMVPIQIVILPLFTIYFNVHLLDTRLALIITYTAFGLPLVVFFLVGYFKSFAREIIEAAIVDGANIYQVFYKIALPMVSNAIVTVALVQFFFMWNDLLVSLTFTSNPELRTVQSGLLAFTGQYGQREWGPTFASIALAVAPTVLVYLLLNQMVMKGMAAGAVKG
- a CDS encoding MFS transporter — translated: MGTFHAVVANSLAAFVTNTFVWFAVTFWVYLGTRSVVATAVMAGVYTATVAVSGIFLGSLVDRFPKKTVMLLSGIGSLLLYAGAGAVYLAATPQALADPAHPLLWLFIVLALFGAMAGNVRSIALSTLVTLLVPEEGRDRANGLVGTANGVAFLAASVFSGLAVGTLGMGWVLALAAGVTLLVLGHLWTLDLPARATDHSGANSDRVDLRGTIAAIGVVPGLFGLIFFHTFNNFLGGIFMALMDAYGLELMSVEVWGLLWGFLSLGFIVGGLIVARKGLGRSPLRTLFLANIAMWAISSVFTLQASALLLTAGLFVWLCLMPVVEATEQTILQNVIPPERQGRVFGFAQSVEQAASPVTAFVIGPVAQFVFIPFMTTGAGVDLIGGWFGTGPDRGLALLFTVAGLVGLLVTLLAMRSRSYRVLSRHTQVPENGATTTEAITAS
- a CDS encoding glycoside hydrolase family 78 protein; translated protein: MTVSEPTPTDTTAHLPTISDLRFEHHRETLGIGETAPRLSWITGTAALGWRQAAYEIERSGQGGEGGETTGRVASAESVLVPWPFAPLTSRERAMVRVRVWGEDGSASEWSEPATAEVGLLTLEDWTARFVAPIRDEDLSKPQPAPLLRREFDVKAGMVRARLYVTAQGVYEAGLNGERVGDHVLAPGWTSYDHRLRYQTFDVTGLLREGRNAIGATLGDGWFRGKLGFGGGRRNLYGTQLALLAQLEIGYADGTTERVVTDESWRSSTGPILGSDIYDGETYDARLEREGWSSPGYDDGEWSGVKAVERDFDTLVAPLGPPVRRIQTVAPVSIFPSPSGKTLVDFGQNLVGWVRLTVRGEAGQTVTLRHAEVLEHGELGTRPLRHAAATDRYTLRGGGEETWEPRFTFHGFRYAEVEGWPGELKPEDLVAVVLHSDMERTGTFECSDPLLNQLHQNVVWGMRGNFLDLPTDCPQRDERLGWTGDIQVFAPTASFLYDVSGFLSSWLADLAAEQTADGVVPFVVPNTQGEMALTPMTAWGDAAVIVPWVLYQRFGDTGILERQFGSMKGWLDHLGRLTGERRLWDKGFQFGDWLDPSAPPERPGAAKTQPGVVATAYFARSAELVGKVAGVLGRAEDEAKYLSLAAEVRNAFQREYVTPNGRVISDATTAYALALQFGLLPTEEQRRHAGERLAALARDSRYRVSTGFVGTPLICDALCSVGAYDAAYRLLTERECPSWLYPVTMGATTIWERWDSMLPDGSINPGEMTSFNHYALGAVADWMHRTVAGLAPAEPGYRRLDIRPVPGGGLTHARARHRTPYGWAESGWRIEDEQFTLEVTVPANTTARVSLPGGGETHEVGSGPHRWSVPLPAQAPRPPLTLDSTMNELVDDPEAYRLFMRLVRDHAPDVADHMATGPGGAGDRPIRRGLFMMPRVDEFLPRLEAALADLRG